TATCTCAAGAGCCTGCCCTTTTGTCCTTCCTTCCAATAAATATTCACTTTCAGTAGAAACACCATCTATCATTACTTCTACAATTTTTCCTAGCATATTCCTGTTTTATTTTCAGCAATTTTAGTTTGAAGATTTGTTATCTCTATCCATCTTTTTTCTTTTATTTCCTCTGGAACTTGATTTTCCATATCATAAGCTTTTGTATCTTCCTCTCTTGAATACTTAAAAACTCCAACATAATCAAACTTATATTCTTCAATAAAAGCTTTAAGTTCTTCAAAATTTTCCTCTGTTTCTCCTGGAAAACCTACTATAACAGCTGTTCTTATCACAGCATCTGGTATCTCTTTTCTTATTCTATTAAGTATTCCCTTAATATGATTTCCAGATTTAGCCCTTCCCATTTGCTGAAGTATGTTATCAGATATATGTTGAACAGGTATATCAAAATATTTACATATTTTTTCCTCTGTCTTCATAACATCTATAAGCTCGTCAGTAAGAGAATCTGGAAACATATAATAAGTTCTAAGCCATTTTAATCCATCTATTTTTACTAATTCCTTCATCAATCTTGCCAAAGATTTTTCTTTGTACAAATCTATTCCATACTCAGTAGTTTCTTGAGCTAAAAGATTGAGCTCTCTTACTCCAGAGGCTACAAGTTTATTCGCTTCTTTAAGTATATCTTCTATAGTCCTGCTTCTCAAGTTTCCTCTTAATTGTGGAATTATACAATAAGTACATTTTCTATCACAACCTTCAGCTATTTTCAAATAAGCTGTATGAGAGGCAGTAGTCAGAACTCTGTCAGTTTCAGAATCTGCTAGAAAATCCATCTTTGTACTTTCTACCACTCTTTTATCTGCCAATACTTCTTCTATTACTTTTTCTATTTTATCAATTTCTCCAGTTCCAATTACAGCATCAACTTCAGGAAGTTCTTTTAATATTTCTCCTGCATATCTTTGTGCTAGGCAACCAGTTACTATTATTTTTTTCAAATTTCCATTTATTTTTAAATCGCTGACTTCTAAAATAGTTTCAATTGACTCTTTTTTTGCATCTCCGATAAATCCACAGGTATTAACTATTATAATATCTGCTTCCCCTAATTCACTAGTTACTTCAAAACCTCTTTTATTTACCAATATCCCAATAAAATTCTCGCTGTCTACAAGATTTTTGCTGCATCCCAAGCTAATTAAAGCAAATTTCATTCTTCACCTCATCTAAAATACCTTTATACTAAAGAGAACACAGAAAAGTATCTGTGTTCTCTTTGCATAAAGAACTAAATTTTCTTTTTACTTAAACTAATTTTTCCATTTTCAGTAGAGATAACTTTTACATCAAATTTATCTCCAACTTTTAATACATCTTCCACATTTGCTACTCTTTCATTTGAAATTTCAGAAACATGAAGAAGTCCTTCTTTTCCTGGAAGTATTTCCATAAATGCTCCAAACTTAGCAATATTTACTACTCTTCCATTATATATTTCTCCTACTTCTACATCTTTTACAAATGCATTTACAAGAGTTATTGTTTCTTTCAATACTTCTTCATCTTTTGAGAAGATAGAAACATTTCCATCATCACTGATGTCAATAGTTGCTCCAGTTTTCTCTATAATTCCTTTAATATTTTTTCCTCCAGGTCCAATTAATGCAGCTATTTTATCTGTAGCTATCTTCATTTGATGGATTCTAGGAACATTAGGTCTAAGATCTGCTGGTGCAGAAATAGCGTTATTCATAACTACTAATATCTCATTTCTTGCATCTAATGCCTGTTTTAGAGCTATTCTCATTATTTCTTCTGTTATTCCTGTTATCTTAATATCCATTTGAAGTGCAGTTATACCATTTTTAGTTCCAGCTACTTTGAAGTCCATATCTCCTAAATGGTCTTCAAGTCCCATAATATCTGTTAATACAGTAAATTCTTCTCCCTCTTTAATAAGTCCCATAGCTATTCCAGCTACATGCTCTTTAATAGGTACTCCTGCAGCCATAAGTGAAAGTGATCCTCCACATATAGATGCTTGAGAAGAAGAACCATTTGATTCAGTTATTTCAGATACTACTCTTATAGTGTATGGAAATTCTTCTTCTGATGGAATTACATAGCTAAGAGCTCTTTCAGCAAGAGATCCATGTCCTAATTCTCTTCTACCAGGTGATCCCATTCTTCCTGTTTCTCCAACTGAATATGGAGGGAAGTTGTAATGAAGATAGAATTTCTTGAAGTATTCTTTTTCTAAATCATCAACTAACTGCTCATCTTCTTTAGTTCCTAAAGTTGTTACAACAATAGCTTGTGTTTCTCCTCTTGTAAACATTGCTGATCCGTGAGGAATAGGAAGAACTCCTGTTTCTGCAAATAGTGGTCTTATTTCAGTAGTTTTTCTTCCATCTACTCTATGCTTATGATAAAGGATAGCCTCTCTTACTAATTTTTTCATAAGATCATGATAGTATCCTTTGAATTCTCCAATTACTTCTTCTGGAATATCCTCTTCTTCAACACCTTCATAATTTTCAAGAATAAATGCTTCCATTAATTCTTCTTCCAATGAATCCACTGCTTCTTCTCTTGCTTTTTTACCTAAAGTAAGAACAGCAGCTTTTAATCTTTCCATTCCTTTTTCATCTATGAAATCTTTTACCAATGGCAATACTTCTTCTTTAACAAAAACTATTTTTTCTTTTCCAGCAACTTTTGCAAATTCTTCCTGGAAAGCACATATTTTTTTAATATTTTCATGAGCAAACATTATAGCAGCAAGCATAGTTTCTTCATCTAATTCCTTAGCTCCTGCCTCAACCATATTTACAGCATCTTTTGATCCTGCAACTGACAGTTCAAGTTCACTTGTTTCTAACTCTTCTGGAGTTGGGTTTAAAATAAATTCTCCATTTTTATATCCCACTACAACTCCTGCTACTGGTCCTAAAAATGGAAGATCAGAAAGCATAAGTGCCATTGAAGATCCTATTATTCCTAAATAGTCAGGTGTATTTTTTTCATCATATGAAAATACAGTATTTACAATATGTACATCATGATTAAATCCTTCTGGAAACATTGGTCTTATAGGTCTGTCTATAAGTCTTGCTGTCAATGTTGCATTTGTTGAAGGTCTTCCCTCTCTTTTATTGAATCCTCCTGGAAATTTTCCAGCAGCATAAAATTTTTCAATATAATCAACTGTTAAAGGGAAAAAGTCAGCCCCTTTTCTTGGCTCTTTACTACGGTTTACAGTACTTAATAATACAGTTTCACCATATTGAACCATTACAGCTCCGCAAGATTGTCTTGCTATTTTTCCAGTTGAAAAACTTAGCGTTCTTCCAGCTAGTTCCAATTCAACTTTTTTTTCATCAAACATAAATTCCTCCTAATTATTTTCTTTCTATCTTTATTGAAACTAAAAAGGTAAATAATAAGGAGTAAAAGCAGAAATGCTGTTCACCTTTTACCTCTTACTACTTACAATCTTTTAAGTTTCGGTTTTCTAGTAATTATATCACAATTTTCTCATTTTTTCCATAGCTTATTATCTAAGCAGCTCCATACTTTTTTCCTTTTTCCTCTGACTGCCACTTGAATACTACTTAAAATAATTTTATTAATTAAATTCCTCTTCTTAATCTCATATAACCAATGTTCTAATTCATACAAAAAGCACTCATACATCTAGAGTGCTTCTAATTTTTATTATTTTATTCCTAGTTCTTCTTTTAAAGCTTTTACCAGTACCTGAGAAAAATTTATATTTTTTTGTACCGCCAACATATCAAGCCAAGCTGGAATACTTAAAGTTTTCTTCTTATAATTTATTTTTATTAATGATTTTTCATAAGGAAGCCACATATTTATATATATGACCTCTTGATTATCTCTCAATGATTTTTTTATCTCTTTTATGTCGCTAGGTACAGGAAGTTCTTTGTTTTCATCTTCCAAATCACTAATGAGCAAAGTGATTATTTCTTTAGCTGATTTTACAGCCTCATTGATGTCCTCTCCATAAGTAACTCCTTCATCAGTACCAAAGTCTGGAACACTTACATATATAACATCATCAGCATATGTCAAGATTACTGGATAAACTACTTCATTCATTTTTGCACCTACCTTTTTAAAAATATCAGTTTGAGGTGGGGCAGGGTTATTTCAACCCTGCTTGTTTCAAAATACTATTGACAGTTCCAATAGGTAAATCTTTTTTAGGATGAGGAACTGTTACCTTCCCGCTCTTCAAAGGGTGTATAAAATGATTATGACTTCCTCTTACTTCCTTTAGAATCCATCCATCTTCTCTGAGTATTTTGATTAGGTCCGATGACGTCATATCGACCACCTCAATAATATTTTATCACGTATTTAATACGTAGTCAACTGAAATGTATTAAAAAAGCTCCCAATAATAAAGGAAGCTTTTATTAATCTTATTGAACTTAGAAATTTTTCTTAGCCTCTTTTAATTCTATCATTCTTTCATCTGCTATCTTTTTAAATTCTTTTAAGTCTTCAAAAGTAATATTTTTTATTATAAAATTTCTTGCTTTAGTTCTATTTGAAAGATATGTAGTCTTTTCTCTATTTAGTGCTCTTTTTTCTCTATCTTCCTTTTGCTTCCTAAAAAATTTTTCTAATTCAACTAAAAATATATTACTTGGATAAAATAGATATCTATATCCTACTTTAATTTCAATTATAACATATTCAAAATCTTCTGAAAATTCTAATTTTTCAAATAATGTATGTTTTTTAGAATAACCTTCATCTTTAAAAGCAAAAGTTGTGCTATAGATTCCTTCAAGAGCTTTTTTTATTCTAGAATTTGATTTGTTTCCAGAAAGTAAATTTTTTAAATCTTTAGTTTTTATCTTTGAATTAATATAATTTGAAATATCCATTTCTTCACCAGAATCTTTTTCCTCAAATTCCTTTTACAACAGATAAACTAAATTCCAAAATATTATTTGTTGAACAGCAGTCATATTATAACTACTTTCTAGAAATTCAGGATGGCTTTTAACTATCATTTTTCATTCTCCTAATTTTTAAAATATTTTTACTTAATTTATCCTAGTATATTTTGAATAAATTTTATAAAAAGAAAATATTTCTTAATATTTTAACATTTCTTTTCTATTTTTCTAGCAATTATAACATCTTTATCACTAAAAATCAATTTTAAAATATTTCTTATTTTATTTATTATGAAAAATTGCTATAATATAGATTATATGTTAAAGTGTTACTAAAATATTACTCTAGGAGGATTTTATGAAGCGAAAGTTTTTTCTTATTTTTACAATACTTTTCATTTTATTAATACCTTCTAAAAGTTTTTCAAATTTAAAAGCAATAAATAATAATCTAACTTTGGAAGAAGATATTGAAATAGACAAATTAAAAGCACAGATGAAACTTTTGGAAGAAAAAATAGAAATATTGGAAAAAACAAAAGCTATTAAATTAAAAAAAAATAAATCAAAATTTAAAATTGGACTGGCTCTTAGTGGCGGAGGTGCAAAAGGATTTGCACATATAGGTGTTCTTAAAGCATTGGAAGAGCAAAACATTAAAATTGATTATATTACTGGAACAAGTATGGGAGCTGTAATTGCCTCTCTTTATTCTGCTGGTTATACACCTCAGCAGATAGAAAATATTCTTGTTGAAATAAATTGGAATGGATATATAAGTGGAGAACTTGATAATAAAAAAGTTCCTCTTGAAAAAAAATTAAATAGTCATAAATATGCTGCCTCTGTGAGATATGATAAAGAATTCAATCTTTCTCTTCCAAAAGGTTTTGGAAGTACAGAAATGATATATTTAAGATTAAAAAAACTTCTTGCTAATGTAGAGGACATAAATGATTTTGACAAGTTACCTATTCCTCTTAGAATAATAGCAACTGATTTAAATTCTGGTAAAGCTGTTGCACTTTCTAAAGGAGATTTGGCTAGAGCAATAACTGCAAGTGT
Above is a window of Fusobacterium varium DNA encoding:
- the rimO gene encoding Ribosomal protein S12 methylthiotransferase RimO, translating into MKFALISLGCSKNLVDSENFIGILVNKRGFEVTSELGEADIIIVNTCGFIGDAKKESIETILEVSDLKINGNLKKIIVTGCLAQRYAGEILKELPEVDAVIGTGEIDKIEKVIEEVLADKRVVESTKMDFLADSETDRVLTTASHTAYLKIAEGCDRKCTYCIIPQLRGNLRSRTIEDILKEANKLVASGVRELNLLAQETTEYGIDLYKEKSLARLMKELVKIDGLKWLRTYYMFPDSLTDELIDVMKTEEKICKYFDIPVQHISDNILQQMGRAKSGNHIKGILNRIRKEIPDAVIRTAVIVGFPGETEENFEELKAFIEEYKFDYVGVFKYSREEDTKAYDMENQVPEEIKEKRWIEITNLQTKIAENKTGIC
- the pnp gene encoding Polyribonucleotide nucleotidyltransferase, which encodes MFDEKKVELELAGRTLSFSTGKIARQSCGAVMVQYGETVLLSTVNRSKEPRKGADFFPLTVDYIEKFYAAGKFPGGFNKREGRPSTNATLTARLIDRPIRPMFPEGFNHDVHIVNTVFSYDEKNTPDYLGIIGSSMALMLSDLPFLGPVAGVVVGYKNGEFILNPTPEELETSELELSVAGSKDAVNMVEAGAKELDEETMLAAIMFAHENIKKICAFQEEFAKVAGKEKIVFVKEEVLPLVKDFIDEKGMERLKAAVLTLGKKAREEAVDSLEEELMEAFILENYEGVEEEDIPEEVIGEFKGYYHDLMKKLVREAILYHKHRVDGRKTTEIRPLFAETGVLPIPHGSAMFTRGETQAIVVTTLGTKEDEQLVDDLEKEYFKKFYLHYNFPPYSVGETGRMGSPGRRELGHGSLAERALSYVIPSEEEFPYTIRVVSEITESNGSSSQASICGGSLSLMAAGVPIKEHVAGIAMGLIKEGEEFTVLTDIMGLEDHLGDMDFKVAGTKNGITALQMDIKITGITEEIMRIALKQALDARNEILVVMNNAISAPADLRPNVPRIHQMKIATDKIAALIGPGGKNIKGIIEKTGATIDISDDGNVSIFSKDEEVLKETITLVNAFVKDVEVGEIYNGRVVNIAKFGAFMEILPGKEGLLHVSEISNERVANVEDVLKVGDKFDVKVISTENGKISLSKKKI
- a CDS encoding YcfA-like protein: MTSSDLIKILREDGWILKEVRGSHNHFIHPLKSGKVTVPHPKKDLPIGTVNSILKQAGLK